Below is a window of Microscilla marina ATCC 23134 DNA.
TTGAAACATCTAAATATATATGCTCCTAAATTATTCCATATACCAGATAGCATTGGAAATCTGACAAGCCTTAATTCATTACATATTTATACAGGGAATTTTCTTCCCAAAAGTATAACAACGCTTACTGAGCTAGAGACTCTGTACATTGATTTTTTTGAAGAGAAATCTATCATCAGTGAAAAGGAGTTTGATACATATTTGGAAGAAATAATTTTACCCCTAAAACAACTGAAACATTTTCACATCAAATCATCTGCGTTAAAAAAAATGCCTAAATGGTTTCATCAATTCAGAAACCTAGAAACAGTCAGTTTTGCTGGTTTATTGGATGAAACTGTTTTACCAGAGTTATTGAGAGGTTTTAAACAACTTAGAAGTTTACGATTTACAGAAAGTTATATGACAACGGTCCCCCCATGGGTTTCGGAACTCAGTAGATTAGAAATGCTTGATTTTACTTCGACTAACCTTACTGACTTACCCAAAGATATTACAAAACTGGCCTATTTAAAACAATTAAACTTGAGTTTACTATTTTACATGGAAGATGGAGTCAAGGAGAAAATACAAGAAATGCTACCCAATTGTGAGATAATTGGGCTCTAACATAAATAAGAAATAAACGTGTTTTTTTGTCATTTCCGATAAATTTTATAAATAAGCTTGTCTTGCGTTAAAGTCTCGGATATAAGCACTAACTATTTTTAAAATTACCTCTAACTCATCTGTTGGAAGTTGTTCTAACACCCACTTGGCGCAAGCTTAGTGAAACGTAGCTTGTGCCTACTTTTTCAGAATGCGTCTAGGGGCGACACTGGATAATTAATAAAAAGCAACATCAGGATTTTCAAAAAACTTCTTGATGATGCTTTTTTTGTTTTTAAACTCCCGAAGTATTTGCTTTAGCTTTCGTCCTAATTTTTTGACAGTTGGAAATACCTGATTTTTCATTATTACATTTTTTAGATAATTCCATACTTGCTCAGAAGCATTTAACTCAGGAGAGTAGCTAGGTTGTTTGACCAATAACAACCTACCTTCTGGTAATGTCCCCCCCCCCACCTGGC
It encodes the following:
- a CDS encoding leucine-rich repeat domain-containing protein — its product is MEKQLRRVDTWIKSYKPDSSQELNPSLDDIKTELSLINVFDLTISMVEALGKTYKEDLVTLFTHLVSLNKLNIWGITEESGIMESIPFRCLSSVEYITFEACEFKTLPKEVYTLTTLKTLSIRYALSGNGISNKISELRRLTSLQIASDDLTHLPNNIGDLVNLKHLNIYAPKLFHIPDSIGNLTSLNSLHIYTGNFLPKSITTLTELETLYIDFFEEKSIISEKEFDTYLEEIILPLKQLKHFHIKSSALKKMPKWFHQFRNLETVSFAGLLDETVLPELLRGFKQLRSLRFTESYMTTVPPWVSELSRLEMLDFTSTNLTDLPKDITKLAYLKQLNLSLLFYMEDGVKEKIQEMLPNCEIIGL